Proteins from one Triticum aestivum cultivar Chinese Spring chromosome 7A, IWGSC CS RefSeq v2.1, whole genome shotgun sequence genomic window:
- the LOC123148820 gene encoding uncharacterized protein isoform X2, producing the protein MNVELCCEKQFNKLDLGPPNFDSICGIILAQKVKCWQIRCLTKAPQAAGAIHTDFERGFMCTEDMVLDLSDISKGSIKCIHFTVLKLQRKLLNKMFSSRHVLSQLQYYRFFSSRKQRKAMNQIEDLKARNIAILCLDDGFEEVLLSFKSVIAQMRQNSYDYGKRVDLSKRYGPGCKVYTAGGAGAFHVIIQHCKASLRMSFSARDLYSRAWRNELGTFVMAPYVTGWLYITNEDHQTLSFTSSYTYGGLGGDDVKDTWIGVDALRHAFHVIRKSDGRCTDLLRQAIKIVSIHLSESAHLQSVFEAVCKSMTDDTRTTLDVEPEAAAGAAEATGCSRCGCSWCCCSRCCCSRCCCSWCGSANKNSYPLVLGRELWLLLQTGDESG; encoded by the exons ATGAATGTTGAACTTTGTTGTGAGAAGCAATTCAATAAGTTGGACCTAGGGCCTCCCAATTTTGACAGCATCTGTGGAATTATACTGGCACAAAAG GTGAAGTGCTGGCAGATCAGGTGTCTAACTAAAGCCCCGCAAGCTGCTGGTGCAATTCACACTGATTTTGAAAGAGGCTTCATGTGTACTGAG GATATGGTGTTGGATCTTTCGGATATTAGCAAGGGGAGCATCAAATGCATTCACTTTACCGTTCTGAAGTTACAA AGAAAACTGCTGAACAAGATGTTCTCTTCACGCCATGTCTTATCTCAGTTGCAATATTATAGATTTTTTTCATCAAGGAAGCAG AGGAAGGCAATGAATCAAATTGAAGATTTGAAGGCAAGGAACATAGCCATTCTGTGTTTGGATGATGGTTTTGAAGAAGTCTTATTAAGCTTCAAAAGTGTAATAGCGCAAATGCGCCAGAATTCTTATGATTATGGCAAGCGAGTTGATCTCTCCAAGCGTTATGGACCTGGCTGCAAGGTGTAcacagcaggaggagctggggcaTTCCATGTGATAATTCAGCATTGCAAAGCGTCATTGCGCATGTCTTTTTCAGCAAGAGACCTGTATTCCAGAGCTTGGAGAAATGAGTTGGGAACATTTGTCATGGCACCATATGTCACAGGGTGGTTATACATAACAAATGAAGACCATCAAACTCTTTCATTCACAAGCAGTTATACCTATGGCGGTCTTGGTGGAGACGACGTCAAGGACACGTGGATTGGCGTTGATGCACTCCGTCACGCATTTCATGTGATACGCAAGTCAGATGGAAGGTGCACAGACCTTCTTAGACAAGCTATCAAGATTGTCAGCATTCACTTGTCAGAATCAGCCCACCTCCAGTCAGTTTTTGAAGCAGTTTGCAAGTCCatgactgatgatacaagaaccaCTTTGGATGTTGAACCTGAGGCTGCAGCCGGTGCTGCTGAAGCCACCGGCTGCAGCCGGTGCGGCTGCAGCTGGTGCTGCTGCAGCCGGTGTTGCTGCAGCCGGTGCTGCTGCAGCTGGTGCGGCTCGGCCAATAAGAACTCATACCCCCTCGTTTTGGGTAGAGAATTATGGTTACTACTCCAAACAGGCGATGAAAGCGGTTGA
- the LOC123148820 gene encoding uncharacterized protein isoform X1: MNVELCCEKQFNKLDLGPPNFDSICGIILAQKVKCWQIRCLTKAPQAAGAIHTDFERGFMCTEDMVLDLSDISKGSIKCIHFTVLKLQVHDPLISILMYQRKLLNKMFSSRHVLSQLQYYRFFSSRKQRKAMNQIEDLKARNIAILCLDDGFEEVLLSFKSVIAQMRQNSYDYGKRVDLSKRYGPGCKVYTAGGAGAFHVIIQHCKASLRMSFSARDLYSRAWRNELGTFVMAPYVTGWLYITNEDHQTLSFTSSYTYGGLGGDDVKDTWIGVDALRHAFHVIRKSDGRCTDLLRQAIKIVSIHLSESAHLQSVFEAVCKSMTDDTRTTLDVEPEAAAGAAEATGCSRCGCSWCCCSRCCCSRCCCSWCGSANKNSYPLVLGRELWLLLQTGDESG; encoded by the exons ATGAATGTTGAACTTTGTTGTGAGAAGCAATTCAATAAGTTGGACCTAGGGCCTCCCAATTTTGACAGCATCTGTGGAATTATACTGGCACAAAAG GTGAAGTGCTGGCAGATCAGGTGTCTAACTAAAGCCCCGCAAGCTGCTGGTGCAATTCACACTGATTTTGAAAGAGGCTTCATGTGTACTGAG GATATGGTGTTGGATCTTTCGGATATTAGCAAGGGGAGCATCAAATGCATTCACTTTACCGTTCTGAAGTTACAA GTTCATGATCCTTTGATATCCATTCTAATGTATCAGAGAAAACTGCTGAACAAGATGTTCTCTTCACGCCATGTCTTATCTCAGTTGCAATATTATAGATTTTTTTCATCAAGGAAGCAG AGGAAGGCAATGAATCAAATTGAAGATTTGAAGGCAAGGAACATAGCCATTCTGTGTTTGGATGATGGTTTTGAAGAAGTCTTATTAAGCTTCAAAAGTGTAATAGCGCAAATGCGCCAGAATTCTTATGATTATGGCAAGCGAGTTGATCTCTCCAAGCGTTATGGACCTGGCTGCAAGGTGTAcacagcaggaggagctggggcaTTCCATGTGATAATTCAGCATTGCAAAGCGTCATTGCGCATGTCTTTTTCAGCAAGAGACCTGTATTCCAGAGCTTGGAGAAATGAGTTGGGAACATTTGTCATGGCACCATATGTCACAGGGTGGTTATACATAACAAATGAAGACCATCAAACTCTTTCATTCACAAGCAGTTATACCTATGGCGGTCTTGGTGGAGACGACGTCAAGGACACGTGGATTGGCGTTGATGCACTCCGTCACGCATTTCATGTGATACGCAAGTCAGATGGAAGGTGCACAGACCTTCTTAGACAAGCTATCAAGATTGTCAGCATTCACTTGTCAGAATCAGCCCACCTCCAGTCAGTTTTTGAAGCAGTTTGCAAGTCCatgactgatgatacaagaaccaCTTTGGATGTTGAACCTGAGGCTGCAGCCGGTGCTGCTGAAGCCACCGGCTGCAGCCGGTGCGGCTGCAGCTGGTGCTGCTGCAGCCGGTGTTGCTGCAGCCGGTGCTGCTGCAGCTGGTGCGGCTCGGCCAATAAGAACTCATACCCCCTCGTTTTGGGTAGAGAATTATGGTTACTACTCCAAACAGGCGATGAAAGCGGTTGA
- the LOC123148820 gene encoding uncharacterized protein isoform X3 has product MNVELCCEKQFNKLDLGPPNFDSICGIILAQKVKCWQIRCLTKAPQAAGAIHTDFERGFMCTEDMVLDLSDISKGSIKCIHFTVLKLQRKAMNQIEDLKARNIAILCLDDGFEEVLLSFKSVIAQMRQNSYDYGKRVDLSKRYGPGCKVYTAGGAGAFHVIIQHCKASLRMSFSARDLYSRAWRNELGTFVMAPYVTGWLYITNEDHQTLSFTSSYTYGGLGGDDVKDTWIGVDALRHAFHVIRKSDGRCTDLLRQAIKIVSIHLSESAHLQSVFEAVCKSMTDDTRTTLDVEPEAAAGAAEATGCSRCGCSWCCCSRCCCSRCCCSWCGSANKNSYPLVLGRELWLLLQTGDESG; this is encoded by the exons ATGAATGTTGAACTTTGTTGTGAGAAGCAATTCAATAAGTTGGACCTAGGGCCTCCCAATTTTGACAGCATCTGTGGAATTATACTGGCACAAAAG GTGAAGTGCTGGCAGATCAGGTGTCTAACTAAAGCCCCGCAAGCTGCTGGTGCAATTCACACTGATTTTGAAAGAGGCTTCATGTGTACTGAG GATATGGTGTTGGATCTTTCGGATATTAGCAAGGGGAGCATCAAATGCATTCACTTTACCGTTCTGAAGTTACAA AGGAAGGCAATGAATCAAATTGAAGATTTGAAGGCAAGGAACATAGCCATTCTGTGTTTGGATGATGGTTTTGAAGAAGTCTTATTAAGCTTCAAAAGTGTAATAGCGCAAATGCGCCAGAATTCTTATGATTATGGCAAGCGAGTTGATCTCTCCAAGCGTTATGGACCTGGCTGCAAGGTGTAcacagcaggaggagctggggcaTTCCATGTGATAATTCAGCATTGCAAAGCGTCATTGCGCATGTCTTTTTCAGCAAGAGACCTGTATTCCAGAGCTTGGAGAAATGAGTTGGGAACATTTGTCATGGCACCATATGTCACAGGGTGGTTATACATAACAAATGAAGACCATCAAACTCTTTCATTCACAAGCAGTTATACCTATGGCGGTCTTGGTGGAGACGACGTCAAGGACACGTGGATTGGCGTTGATGCACTCCGTCACGCATTTCATGTGATACGCAAGTCAGATGGAAGGTGCACAGACCTTCTTAGACAAGCTATCAAGATTGTCAGCATTCACTTGTCAGAATCAGCCCACCTCCAGTCAGTTTTTGAAGCAGTTTGCAAGTCCatgactgatgatacaagaaccaCTTTGGATGTTGAACCTGAGGCTGCAGCCGGTGCTGCTGAAGCCACCGGCTGCAGCCGGTGCGGCTGCAGCTGGTGCTGCTGCAGCCGGTGTTGCTGCAGCCGGTGCTGCTGCAGCTGGTGCGGCTCGGCCAATAAGAACTCATACCCCCTCGTTTTGGGTAGAGAATTATGGTTACTACTCCAAACAGGCGATGAAAGCGGTTGA